The following coding sequences lie in one Capnocytophaga stomatis genomic window:
- the ilvD gene encoding dihydroxy-acid dehydratase, which produces MELNKYSKQVTQDDTQPAAQAMLHALGLTDSDLQKPLVGIASTGYEGNPCNMHLNGLALKIKEGVQESGSVGLIFNTIGVSDGISMGTYGMRYSLVSRDIIADSVETVVQAMCYDALVTVVGCDKNMPGALMAMLRLNRPSILVYGGTIAAGCHNGKKLDVVSAFEAWGQKVAGTIDEKEYREVIHKACPGEGACGGMYTANTMASAIEALGMSLPYNSSTPASGDAKKNECLKVGKYLRYLQENDIKPSDIVTRKSIENAFRLVVALGGSTNAVLHFLAIAKAAQIPMTIDDFAQLSETTPFIADLKPSGKYVMEDLHHIGGIPAVMKYLLEKGLLHGDCLTVTGKTIAENLANVSPLPENQEIIFPLEKPIKETGHIRILYGNLAPEGAVAKITGKEGLSFTGKAKVYEGEFLANEGIAKGEVIEGTVVVIRYEGPKGGPGMPEMLKPTSAIMGAGLGKKVALITDGRFSGGSHGFVVGHISPEAQNGGNIALVQDGDLITIDAIKNTIDVHLTEEELTQRRKNFVQKPLKETAKRGVLYKYARTVSSASQGCVTDEF; this is translated from the coding sequence ATGGAATTAAACAAATACAGCAAGCAAGTAACACAAGACGACACCCAACCCGCCGCACAGGCGATGCTCCACGCTTTGGGACTTACTGACAGCGATTTACAAAAACCTTTGGTGGGCATCGCAAGTACGGGCTATGAAGGAAATCCCTGCAATATGCACCTCAATGGTTTAGCTTTGAAAATTAAAGAAGGCGTACAAGAATCGGGTTCGGTGGGGCTTATATTTAACACCATAGGCGTTTCGGACGGAATTTCAATGGGAACCTACGGAATGCGTTATTCGCTTGTGTCTCGCGATATTATTGCCGATTCGGTTGAAACCGTAGTGCAGGCAATGTGCTACGATGCACTCGTTACGGTGGTGGGCTGCGATAAAAATATGCCTGGGGCTTTGATGGCGATGCTTCGGCTGAATCGCCCTTCGATTTTGGTGTATGGCGGAACCATCGCTGCGGGTTGCCACAACGGAAAGAAACTCGACGTAGTTTCCGCTTTCGAGGCTTGGGGACAAAAAGTGGCAGGTACAATCGACGAAAAAGAATATCGGGAAGTCATTCACAAAGCCTGTCCTGGTGAGGGAGCTTGTGGTGGAATGTACACCGCCAATACAATGGCATCGGCAATTGAAGCCCTCGGAATGAGTTTGCCGTACAATTCTTCAACACCTGCTTCGGGCGATGCCAAAAAAAACGAATGCCTCAAAGTCGGGAAATATCTCCGTTATTTGCAAGAAAACGACATTAAACCCTCCGATATTGTTACCCGAAAATCCATCGAAAACGCCTTTCGTTTGGTGGTGGCTTTGGGTGGCTCTACCAATGCGGTATTACATTTTTTAGCCATTGCAAAAGCAGCTCAAATTCCGATGACTATTGATGATTTTGCCCAACTGAGCGAAACCACGCCTTTCATTGCCGACCTCAAACCTAGCGGAAAATACGTTATGGAAGACCTGCATCACATTGGAGGAATTCCTGCCGTAATGAAATATTTGCTCGAAAAAGGATTATTACACGGTGATTGCCTGACGGTTACAGGAAAAACCATAGCCGAAAATCTGGCTAATGTTTCACCACTTCCTGAAAATCAAGAAATTATTTTCCCGTTGGAAAAACCAATTAAAGAAACGGGGCATATTCGTATTCTCTACGGAAATTTAGCCCCCGAAGGAGCGGTGGCGAAAATCACGGGTAAAGAAGGGCTTTCTTTCACAGGCAAAGCCAAAGTTTATGAAGGGGAATTTCTGGCTAATGAAGGAATTGCCAAAGGCGAAGTAATCGAAGGAACGGTGGTGGTAATTCGTTACGAAGGACCGAAAGGAGGACCGGGAATGCCCGAAATGTTAAAACCGACTTCCGCCATAATGGGAGCAGGTTTGGGCAAAAAAGTGGCACTCATTACCGACGGACGATTTTCGGGCGGTTCACACGGATTTGTGGTGGGGCATATTTCGCCCGAAGCCCAAAACGGCGGAAATATCGCTTTGGTACAAGACGGCGACCTAATCACCATTGATGCGATAAAAAATACCATTGACGTACATCTCACTGAGGAAGAACTCACCCAAAGACGCAAAAATTTCGTGCAAAAACCACTGAAAGAAACCGCCAAACGCGGGGTGCTTTACAAATACGCCCGTACGGTGAGTTCTGCCTCGCAAGGGTGTGTAACCGATGAGTTTTAG
- a CDS encoding SMI1/KNR4 family protein, translating into MNDQEIDLHNKNRLTESVGKGLQSWEYVKIWASEDKRIQNNAVRRHDMDGESIDIERLKNSFMFADGGDGVRLYFNIQDNMSVWEYYTDDGSVGKIVDSFDEIAQNSEITEKE; encoded by the coding sequence ATGAACGACCAAGAAATTGATTTACACAACAAAAATCGCCTGACCGAGTCCGTAGGAAAAGGTTTACAAAGCTGGGAATATGTCAAAATTTGGGCAAGTGAAGACAAGCGGATACAAAACAATGCCGTACGCCGACACGATATGGACGGAGAAAGTATTGATATAGAGAGGCTTAAAAATAGTTTTATGTTTGCCGATGGTGGCGATGGTGTTCGCTTATATTTTAATATTCAAGATAATATGTCCGTTTGGGAATATTACACGGACGATGGCAGTGTGGGCAAAATCGTCGATAGCTTTGATGAAATCGCCCAAAATAGCGAAATTACTGAAAAAGAGTAA
- a CDS encoding YdeI/OmpD-associated family protein, translating into MTNNNDIENFLKETPEAYAVFQTMPPSHRNEYIKWINEAKKQETKEKRLQKMLEMLLKKGNK; encoded by the coding sequence ATGACCAATAATAACGATATAGAAAATTTTTTGAAAGAAACGCCCGAGGCGTATGCGGTGTTTCAGACAATGCCCCCTTCGCACCGAAATGAGTATATCAAATGGATAAACGAAGCTAAAAAGCAGGAAACCAAAGAAAAACGCTTACAAAAAATGCTCGAAATGTTGTTGAAAAAAGGCAATAAGTGA
- a CDS encoding DUF1016 N-terminal domain-containing protein produces the protein MKKKGLLRFNVKFNMMKENYLYKRDYIAEIKNILSQARQRAYAAINSAMVEAYWQIGRRIVEEEQNGENRAKYGKEVLQNLSAELTNEFGKGYSYRTLREIRQFYLTFPEIEKWRTLFAKLSWSHFQRVLKVSNEKAPPEEELIREI, from the coding sequence GTGAAGAAAAAAGGTTTATTACGTTTCAACGTGAAATTTAATATGATGAAAGAAAACTATTTGTATAAGAGGGACTATATTGCTGAAATAAAAAATATTCTATCACAGGCGAGGCAACGGGCTTATGCGGCTATCAATTCGGCAATGGTGGAAGCCTATTGGCAAATTGGCAGACGAATTGTGGAAGAAGAACAAAATGGTGAAAATCGAGCCAAATACGGAAAGGAAGTTTTGCAGAATTTGTCCGCAGAATTGACAAACGAATTTGGAAAAGGATATAGTTACAGAACTTTGAGAGAAATACGTCAATTTTATTTGACTTTTCCCGAAATAGAGAAATGGCGAACACTGTTCGCCAAATTGAGTTGGTCTCATTTTCAGCGAGTTCTAAAAGTTTCTAACGAAAAAGCACCACCCGAAGAAGAATTAATCAGAGAAATATAA
- the ilvB gene encoding biosynthetic-type acetolactate synthase large subunit — MTGAEVLIKSLLAEGVDLAFGYPGGAIMPVYDELYKYQNQLKHILTRHEQGAIHAAQGYARATRRVGVVFATSGPGATNIITGIADAQIDSTPLVCITGQVAKHLLGTDAFQETDIIGISTPVTKWNYQITEADEITEVIAKAFYIARSGRPGPVLIDIVKSAQFDQVAHFNYKKCNGIRSYKPVPEIDQTKIEEAAQIINNAQKPYVIFGQGIVLAEAENELKTFLEKADIPAAATILGLSALPTSHPNYVGMVGMHGNYAPNVLTNQCDVLIALGMRFDDRVTGDLSRYAKQAKIIHFDIDPAEIDKNVKTDVAVLADVKEALQKIIPLIEKKQHTHWRDAFKQYDKDEYKIVIKNELYPEKVGMTMGEVLELINKHSGEEAVIVSDVGQHQMIACRYGKFKQTRSKITSGGLGTMGFGLPAAIGAKLGVPQKQVVAIIGDGGFQMTIQELGTIFQSQIPVKIVVLNNEFLGMVRQWQELFFDRRYASTEMTNPDFIKIAEGYHIKSKLVTQRTDLEESIKEMLACDKAYFLEVRVEKENNVFPMVPTGASVSEVRLK; from the coding sequence ATGACAGGAGCAGAAGTTTTAATCAAAAGTTTATTAGCCGAAGGCGTAGATTTGGCTTTCGGATACCCAGGCGGAGCCATAATGCCCGTTTACGACGAACTTTACAAATACCAAAATCAGTTGAAGCATATCCTCACTCGCCACGAGCAGGGAGCTATTCACGCAGCTCAAGGTTACGCTCGTGCTACGAGAAGGGTCGGGGTGGTTTTCGCAACTTCCGGACCAGGGGCTACCAACATCATCACCGGAATTGCCGATGCTCAAATCGATTCCACTCCGTTAGTGTGCATTACCGGACAGGTAGCCAAGCACTTATTAGGAACAGATGCCTTCCAAGAAACGGACATCATCGGGATTTCAACGCCCGTAACCAAGTGGAATTACCAAATCACCGAAGCCGATGAAATTACCGAAGTCATCGCTAAAGCCTTCTACATTGCTCGCTCAGGAAGACCCGGACCAGTACTTATCGACATCGTGAAAAGTGCTCAATTTGACCAAGTTGCTCATTTCAACTATAAAAAATGTAACGGCATAAGAAGTTACAAACCTGTTCCTGAAATTGACCAAACTAAAATTGAAGAAGCAGCACAAATCATCAATAATGCACAAAAACCATACGTGATTTTCGGGCAAGGAATTGTTCTGGCAGAGGCTGAAAATGAACTGAAAACCTTTTTGGAAAAGGCAGATATTCCAGCAGCAGCCACTATTCTTGGGCTTTCCGCCTTACCTACAAGTCATCCGAATTACGTTGGGATGGTGGGAATGCACGGCAATTATGCCCCAAATGTGCTTACCAATCAATGTGATGTGCTTATCGCTCTCGGAATGCGTTTTGACGACCGCGTTACGGGGGATTTAAGCAGATACGCCAAGCAAGCCAAAATCATACATTTTGATATCGACCCTGCCGAAATAGACAAAAACGTAAAAACCGATGTTGCCGTTCTGGCGGACGTAAAAGAAGCCTTGCAAAAAATAATTCCTTTGATTGAGAAGAAGCAACATACACATTGGCGAGATGCGTTCAAACAGTACGATAAAGATGAATATAAGATAGTTATCAAAAACGAGCTATATCCCGAAAAAGTCGGGATGACTATGGGCGAAGTGCTCGAATTGATAAACAAACATTCGGGAGAGGAAGCTGTAATCGTTTCGGATGTAGGGCAACATCAAATGATTGCTTGTCGTTATGGTAAGTTCAAACAAACACGCAGTAAAATCACTTCGGGCGGATTGGGAACGATGGGATTCGGGCTTCCGGCAGCTATCGGGGCAAAACTTGGAGTTCCTCAAAAACAAGTAGTTGCAATCATCGGTGATGGCGGTTTTCAGATGACCATTCAGGAATTAGGGACGATATTCCAATCGCAAATTCCTGTGAAAATCGTAGTACTTAATAACGAATTTTTAGGAATGGTACGCCAATGGCAAGAATTATTTTTTGACCGCCGATATGCTTCTACCGAAATGACAAATCCTGATTTTATCAAAATTGCCGAAGGATATCATATCAAATCCAAATTAGTAACCCAACGCACTGATTTAGAGGAATCCATTAAAGAAATGCTCGCCTGCGACAAGGCTTACTTTTTGGAAGTTCGTGTCGAAAAAGAAAATAACGTATTCCCGATGGTGCCTACGGGAGCTTCGGTTTCGGAAGTGCGATTGAAATAA
- the ilvN gene encoding acetolactate synthase small subunit, with product MENKTYTITIYSENQLGLLNRVTGIFLRRHIDMESINVSKSEIENVFRMIIVTHTTQKWVEHIVKQIEKQIEIIKVFYHTDEEIVFLENSLFKMPATSLFDEETPVQAIIQRNNATIATVYRDFYVISKTGTRESIEQLYKELKPYGIMQFSGSARIAVSKTEMKVSSLLDKYETDSQ from the coding sequence ATGGAAAATAAAACATACACCATCACCATATATTCGGAAAATCAGCTTGGGCTACTCAACAGAGTAACGGGGATTTTCCTCAGAAGACACATCGATATGGAAAGCATCAACGTATCAAAGTCCGAAATCGAGAATGTTTTCCGAATGATAATCGTTACTCACACCACACAAAAATGGGTGGAACACATTGTAAAACAGATTGAAAAGCAAATCGAAATCATAAAAGTATTTTACCATACTGATGAAGAAATCGTCTTTTTGGAAAACTCACTTTTCAAGATGCCCGCAACTTCGCTTTTTGATGAAGAAACCCCCGTACAAGCTATCATTCAACGGAATAACGCAACCATAGCGACGGTTTACAGGGATTTTTACGTAATCTCAAAAACAGGCACACGCGAAAGCATCGAGCAACTTTACAAGGAACTCAAACCCTACGGCATAATGCAATTTTCGGGTTCGGCACGGATTGCTGTTTCCAAAACGGAAATGAAAGTATCTTCCTTACTTGATAAATATGAGACAGATAGCCAATAA
- the ilvC gene encoding ketol-acid reductoisomerase — MKNYFNTLNFRDKLAQLGVCELLQKSDFSQGVEALKGKKIVIVGAGAQGLNQGLNMRDSGLDVSYALRECAIAEKRPSYTNTTANGFKVGTFEELIPKADLVCNLTPDKQHTSVINNIMPLMKEGATLSYSHGFNIVEEGMQIRKDITVIMVAPKSPGSEVREEYKRGFGVPTLIAVHPENDPEGKGFEWAKAYAAALGSHTAGVLRSSFVAEVKSDLMGEQTMLCGLLQTGSILAFNKMKREGIAPEYASKLIQYGWETITEALKHGGITHMMNRLSNPAKVRAFTISEDLKKKMRPLFEKHMDDILSGHFSKTMMEDWTNDDKNLLAWRVATAQTDFEKTPATQETISEQTYFDHATLLVAIVKAGVELAFEVMTESGMKEESAYYESLHELPLIANTVARKKLYEMNKTISDTAEYGNYLFDNACRPLLSDYINALEKEILGRDFSTSNQVDNLQLIAVNKAIQNHPIEKIGNTLRTYMTDMKRIK; from the coding sequence ATGAAAAATTATTTTAACACATTGAATTTCAGAGATAAATTAGCTCAATTGGGCGTTTGCGAACTATTGCAAAAAAGTGATTTCAGTCAAGGGGTTGAAGCACTTAAAGGAAAGAAAATTGTCATCGTGGGGGCAGGAGCTCAGGGATTGAATCAAGGGCTGAATATGCGTGATTCAGGTTTGGATGTTTCCTATGCTTTGCGTGAGTGTGCCATTGCCGAAAAACGCCCTTCGTACACCAATACAACAGCCAACGGCTTTAAGGTAGGAACCTTTGAGGAGCTTATCCCAAAGGCGGATTTGGTCTGTAATTTAACACCCGACAAACAGCATACTTCCGTGATTAACAACATTATGCCTTTGATGAAAGAGGGTGCGACACTCTCGTACTCGCACGGCTTCAACATTGTGGAAGAAGGAATGCAAATACGTAAAGATATTACGGTGATTATGGTCGCTCCCAAATCGCCTGGCTCAGAAGTGCGTGAGGAGTACAAACGCGGATTCGGTGTGCCTACTTTGATTGCTGTACACCCCGAAAACGACCCCGAAGGCAAGGGCTTTGAGTGGGCAAAGGCGTATGCCGCAGCTTTGGGAAGCCATACGGCAGGGGTGTTGCGTTCTTCTTTTGTAGCCGAAGTAAAATCGGATTTGATGGGCGAACAAACGATGCTCTGCGGCTTGCTTCAAACGGGTTCTATACTGGCTTTCAACAAGATGAAACGAGAAGGAATCGCCCCCGAGTACGCTTCAAAACTGATTCAGTATGGCTGGGAGACCATTACCGAAGCCCTAAAACACGGCGGAATTACCCATATGATGAATCGCCTATCAAATCCTGCCAAAGTGAGAGCCTTTACCATTTCCGAAGATTTAAAAAAGAAAATGCGTCCACTTTTTGAAAAACATATGGACGACATTTTGAGCGGTCATTTTTCAAAAACAATGATGGAAGATTGGACAAATGACGATAAAAATCTACTTGCGTGGCGGGTGGCTACGGCACAAACGGACTTTGAAAAAACACCCGCTACCCAAGAAACCATCTCCGAACAAACCTATTTCGACCACGCAACGCTTCTGGTTGCCATCGTAAAGGCGGGAGTGGAATTGGCTTTTGAGGTAATGACCGAATCGGGAATGAAGGAAGAGTCGGCTTACTACGAATCGCTTCACGAATTGCCACTTATAGCCAATACCGTTGCTCGAAAAAAATTGTACGAAATGAACAAAACCATTTCCGATACCGCCGAATACGGAAACTATCTGTTTGATAATGCGTGTCGTCCATTGCTTTCTGATTATATCAATGCGTTGGAAAAAGAAATCCTTGGGCGTGATTTTTCAACATCCAATCAGGTCGATAATTTGCAACTGATAGCCGTAAACAAAGCCATACAAAATCACCCGATAGAAAAAATAGGAAACACCCTACGAACCTATATGACCGATATGAAACGTATAAAATAA
- the ilvA gene encoding threonine ammonia-lyase IlvA, with amino-acid sequence METKTTYIPQVQEVQKAMLRIKSVITTTPLSQSIRLGKLFGAEVFLKREDLQQVRSYKIRGAYNKISSLSEEDKRKGIVCASAGNHAQGVALSCRMLGIKGDIYMPVTTPQQKIEQVQMFGEENVNIILQGDTFDDSNYAAIQFAQENEKTFVPPFDDEKVIEGQATIGLEILDQAQSPIDYVFVPIGGGGLSAGLSAIFKMLSPQTKIIGVEPLGAPSMQEALKAGKPVELTEIDKFVDGASVKKVGDLNFEICRQFLDDIVLVPEGKVCQTILDLYNRDAIVVEPAGALAISALDFYKEKIKGKNVVCVISGSNNDITRTAEIKERALLYANLKHYFIVRFPQRAGALKEFVAEILGKTDDITYFEYSKKHNRENGPAVVGIELKHESDLQPLIDRMKKHNFYGDYLNNKPDLFQFLV; translated from the coding sequence ATGGAAACAAAAACGACATACATACCACAAGTTCAGGAAGTTCAGAAAGCAATGTTGCGGATAAAATCGGTAATAACTACCACTCCGCTTTCGCAAAGCATTCGGCTCGGAAAGTTATTCGGAGCTGAGGTTTTTCTTAAAAGAGAAGATTTGCAACAGGTACGCTCCTACAAAATACGGGGAGCTTACAACAAAATCAGTTCACTTTCGGAAGAAGATAAACGGAAAGGAATCGTCTGTGCAAGTGCTGGAAATCACGCCCAAGGAGTGGCTCTTTCCTGCCGAATGTTGGGGATTAAAGGCGATATTTATATGCCCGTAACCACGCCTCAGCAAAAGATAGAACAAGTGCAAATGTTTGGAGAAGAAAATGTTAATATCATTCTGCAAGGCGATACTTTTGACGACTCGAACTATGCCGCAATACAATTTGCCCAAGAAAACGAAAAAACGTTCGTACCGCCCTTTGATGATGAAAAAGTTATTGAAGGACAGGCAACTATCGGGCTGGAAATATTAGACCAAGCTCAAAGCCCAATAGATTACGTGTTTGTGCCTATCGGTGGAGGCGGACTTTCGGCGGGGCTTTCGGCAATATTCAAAATGCTTTCACCACAAACAAAAATCATCGGGGTTGAGCCTTTGGGAGCTCCTTCAATGCAAGAAGCCCTAAAAGCAGGAAAACCTGTGGAACTCACTGAAATTGACAAATTTGTAGATGGTGCATCGGTTAAAAAGGTGGGAGATTTGAATTTTGAAATTTGCCGACAATTTCTGGACGACATCGTGCTGGTACCCGAAGGCAAAGTATGCCAAACCATTTTGGATTTGTACAACCGCGATGCCATTGTGGTAGAACCTGCGGGAGCGTTGGCTATTTCGGCTTTGGATTTCTACAAAGAAAAAATTAAAGGTAAAAATGTGGTTTGTGTTATCAGCGGAAGCAATAACGACATCACCCGAACGGCAGAAATTAAAGAACGTGCCCTGCTTTACGCCAATTTGAAGCATTATTTTATCGTGCGTTTCCCACAACGTGCCGGAGCTCTGAAAGAATTTGTGGCGGAAATACTCGGTAAAACTGACGATATTACTTATTTTGAATATTCCAAAAAGCATAATCGTGAAAATGGTCCTGCCGTGGTAGGTATCGAACTAAAACACGAATCTGATTTACAACCTCTTATCGACCGAATGAAAAAACACAATTTCTACGGCGATTACCTCAACAACAAACCCGATTTGTTCCAATTTTTGGTGTGA
- the porW gene encoding type IX secretion system periplasmic lipoprotein PorW/SprE has product MKKHTQYLTLVVVIQLFIFGCTPNANTYYNRQMQPIVTKYNVLFNGEEAFDLGLKELQQQYQDNFSEILPVEPIKMSGKIQLDGIENPNFERAEEKAIKTIQLHSMVFKGVQRNYKIDDAYVLLGKARYYNERFLPALEAFNHLLTNYGKSERIPEAAIWAQKTNLRLGKDKIAIEKLHELLSVEKLRKNDKAEAYATLGQAYINQEMYPNAAEALYLAGKFTKNNLLRGRYYFIAAQLYEKQKQRDSAVVAYEKVINLNWKISRKLWMEAQAGKARNKDFSPEEKIEFLEYLTKLEKRYEHKDLLDVLYFTHGSLIQENSKATATDFYRKSLKNNKENNPLKAKTHERLAEIFFEQKDYTGAYHHLDSTLAYIPEHTFERLYIERKKENLAKITELEYTVKQNDSVIRIAKLPKEEQLIFFQKHIDSLQKSAEQKQLNSSSDDLGSGFYVQNMPEQQGGKFYFYNPMAIAYGKQQFQQYWGNRALEDNWRWSSKEKNIVVQSAEVSENEKSISDENSLTTEFFIEKLPKSEVEIIRLEKDRNQALYQLGVLYRSKFGDNELAISRLGKLLEANPDANLEVAALYELYKNYIDLDSSKSEDFKNQLFNKFPESDYVSILKGNISSQQQKDQKAQELLEALTADFESGKIAETLRTLEDNRLSFHETAVAPKLEMLKADAVARLYGIASYRQVLEQITINYPETDESKLAKELLEKLSDTEKEDFVTDEKTKSWKVVIVGTSSENRQEIRNQLIEKSATISDKISVSEDIYNSEETWLVIHGLQNRNTAESIIEKLQEIQVNHKFTNFAIATENYRLVQIKKNKEKFFEYENGLKK; this is encoded by the coding sequence ATGAAAAAACATACACAATATCTTACTTTAGTCGTTGTAATTCAGTTGTTTATTTTTGGCTGTACTCCTAATGCAAACACATATTACAACCGACAAATGCAACCCATCGTTACTAAGTACAACGTGCTTTTCAATGGAGAAGAAGCTTTTGATTTGGGCTTGAAAGAACTTCAGCAGCAGTATCAGGATAACTTCAGTGAGATTTTACCTGTGGAGCCTATCAAAATGTCAGGAAAAATTCAATTGGACGGCATTGAAAATCCGAATTTTGAACGAGCAGAAGAAAAGGCTATCAAAACAATTCAGCTGCATTCAATGGTTTTCAAGGGAGTTCAGCGGAATTATAAAATTGACGATGCTTATGTGTTATTAGGGAAAGCTCGCTATTACAACGAACGTTTTCTTCCTGCGTTAGAGGCTTTTAATCACTTACTTACGAACTACGGAAAAAGCGAACGCATCCCTGAAGCCGCCATTTGGGCTCAAAAAACAAATCTTCGGTTAGGGAAAGACAAAATCGCAATTGAAAAACTTCACGAATTACTGTCTGTTGAAAAATTACGCAAGAACGATAAAGCTGAAGCCTACGCAACATTAGGGCAAGCGTACATCAATCAGGAAATGTATCCTAATGCGGCTGAAGCTCTTTATTTGGCAGGAAAATTTACTAAAAATAATCTCCTCAGAGGGCGATATTATTTCATTGCAGCTCAGCTTTATGAGAAACAAAAACAACGAGATTCGGCGGTGGTTGCCTACGAAAAAGTGATTAACCTGAATTGGAAAATTTCACGAAAATTATGGATGGAAGCCCAAGCAGGCAAGGCTCGTAATAAAGATTTCTCTCCCGAAGAGAAAATTGAGTTTTTAGAGTATTTGACGAAATTAGAAAAACGCTATGAACATAAAGATTTGTTAGATGTTCTTTACTTCACGCACGGTTCTCTTATTCAAGAAAATAGCAAAGCAACCGCCACCGATTTCTATCGTAAATCTTTGAAAAACAACAAAGAAAATAATCCTCTTAAAGCAAAAACACACGAACGTTTGGCAGAAATTTTCTTTGAACAGAAAGATTATACAGGAGCTTATCATCACTTGGACAGTACTTTAGCTTACATTCCGGAACATACCTTTGAGCGTCTTTACATTGAGCGAAAAAAAGAGAATTTGGCTAAAATCACGGAGCTCGAATACACTGTAAAACAGAATGATAGCGTCATAAGAATCGCAAAATTACCAAAAGAAGAGCAATTGATTTTCTTTCAGAAACATATTGATTCTTTACAAAAATCTGCGGAACAAAAGCAACTCAATTCTTCCTCAGATGATTTAGGTTCAGGATTTTATGTTCAAAATATGCCTGAACAGCAAGGAGGAAAGTTCTATTTTTATAACCCAATGGCAATAGCCTACGGAAAGCAACAATTTCAGCAATATTGGGGAAATCGTGCCTTGGAGGATAATTGGCGTTGGTCATCGAAAGAGAAAAATATAGTTGTGCAATCTGCGGAAGTTTCTGAAAATGAGAAGAGTATTTCTGATGAAAATTCTTTAACGACTGAATTTTTCATTGAAAAGTTACCAAAATCGGAAGTAGAAATAATACGATTGGAAAAAGATAGAAATCAGGCTTTGTATCAATTAGGAGTTTTGTATAGGTCTAAGTTTGGTGATAATGAATTAGCTATCAGTCGTTTGGGAAAATTATTGGAAGCCAATCCTGATGCCAATTTGGAAGTAGCCGCATTGTATGAATTGTACAAAAACTATATTGATTTGGATAGTTCAAAATCGGAAGATTTTAAAAATCAATTATTTAATAAATTTCCGGAATCGGATTATGTAAGCATTTTGAAGGGAAATATATCTTCACAACAACAGAAAGACCAAAAGGCTCAGGAACTTTTAGAAGCTCTTACCGCTGATTTTGAAAGTGGAAAAATTGCAGAAACATTGCGTACTTTGGAAGATAATAGGCTTTCTTTCCACGAAACGGCTGTTGCTCCTAAATTGGAAATGTTAAAGGCTGATGCTGTCGCTCGTTTGTATGGAATTGCATCGTATCGTCAAGTACTTGAGCAAATTACGATAAATTATCCTGAAACTGATGAAAGTAAGTTAGCCAAGGAATTATTAGAAAAATTAAGTGACACAGAGAAGGAAGATTTTGTTACTGACGAAAAAACAAAGTCTTGGAAAGTAGTTATCGTTGGTACTTCTTCGGAAAATCGACAAGAGATTAGAAATCAGCTCATTGAAAAGTCGGCTACAATTTCAGATAAAATTTCTGTGTCAGAAGATATTTACAATTCTGAAGAAACTTGGCTTGTCATTCACGGACTTCAAAACCGAAATACAGCAGAAAGTATCATCGAAAAACTACAAGAAATTCAAGTAAATCATAAGTTTACCAACTTCGCTATTGCAACTGAAAATTATCGTTTGGTGCAAATCAAAAAGAATAAAGAAAAATTTTTTGAGTACGAAAATGGTTTAAAAAAATAG